A stretch of Dama dama isolate Ldn47 chromosome 22, ASM3311817v1, whole genome shotgun sequence DNA encodes these proteins:
- the LOC133043929 gene encoding apolipoprotein L3-like gives MSSENFGHCSDIEIFFEEVVECLWDILGRKELLHLLNEFLERIKTEATLSRKDAKELHKYLKELNRALVEEDQERLTKEQLDRRRFLIKFPRVKRQLEEFIGKFHELADKVDKVHKGCTISNVVAHSTGAVSSILTIVGLALAPVTAGASVVLLATGIGFGAAAAVTSVSTTIIEHVKRSSAETEASHMMSSVVKKWKVLLEVLKGNPHIVDTREKVTKAVQCIEMNIHAMETGNVNPESAPSANIYMSPARISVPAIQHIEGGFKATALTITKGARIAGLATAGVFLLVDVGFLVKESKHLHYGAKTVAADSLRQRAWELERKLEELTQIYENLQEDLI, from the exons ATATTGAGATCTTTTTTGAGGAGGTCGTTGAATGTCTCTGGGACATACTGGGCAGAAAGGAACTGCTCCACCTGCTGAATGAATTCCTGGAGAGAATTAAGACTGAGGCCACTTTGTCCAG GAAAGATGCCAAGGAACTACACAAATATCTGAAGGAATTGAACAGAGCCTTGGTTGAGGAGGACCAGGAAAGACTCACCAAAGAGCAGCTGGACAGGAGGAGGTTTCTGATTAAGTTTCCTCGGGTGAAACGGCAGCTGGAGGAGTTCATAGGCAAGTTCCACGAGCTCGCAGACAAGGTTGACAAGGTGCATAAGGGATGTACCATCTCCAACGTGGTGGCCCACAGCACCGGTGCTGTGTCTAGTATTCTGACCATTGTTGGCCTGGCTCTGGCACCCGTGACAGCGGGGGCCAGTGTGGTGCTCTTGGCCACTGGGATAGGGTTTGGAGCAGCAGCGGCTGTGACCAGTGTGTCCACCACTATCATCGAACATGTGAAGAGGTCATCAGCAGAAACCGAAGCCAGTCACATGATGTCAAGTGTCGTCAAGAAATGGAAGGTTCTCCTAGAGGTACTCAAGGGCAACCCCCACATTGTTGACACAAGAGAGAAAGTCACAAAAGCTGTGCAATGCATTGAAATGAACATCCATGCCATGGAGACAGGCAATGTCAACCCTGAGTCTGCACCCAGTGCAAACATCTACATGAGCCCTGCGAGGATCTCAGTCCCAGCCATCCAGCACATAGAGGGGGGTTTCAAAGCCACAGCTTTAACAATAACCAAAGGAGCCCGGATTGCGGGCTTGGCCACTGCAGGGGTCTTCCTTCTGGTGGATGTGGGCTTCCTGGTGAAGGAGTCAAAGCACTTGCACTATGGTGCCAAGACAGTAGCAGCTGATAGCCTGAGGCAGCGGGCGTGGGAGTTGGAGAGGAAGTTGGAGGAGCTCACCCAGATCTATGAGAATCTGCAGGAGGACCTGATTTAG